In Nocardioides jishulii, the DNA window CCAGGGTCGGCGGGGCCTGGAGGCAGTAGGAGTCGGTGAGCAGCTCGGCGAGCTCGTCCCAGTCGGTCGAGTCGTCGATCGTCATGCCGATCACGTTCTCCCCCCAGCCGCCGCGGAAGTACGGGTCGCCCAGGTGCTGGAAGGCCGAGACTTCGTCGGGCTCGCCACGGAAGGTGACCCGGAAGAGCTGGTCCTCTCCTCCGAACACGTGGGCCACGGTGTTGCCCCGCACCCGCCAACGCACTCCCACCCAGGCAGGCTCTTCGTGCACCTCGGGCAGCGCGAGCAGCACGGCACGGATGCGTTGGAGGTACGCCGGTGGCACCGGCGGTCGTTGCACCTTGCGAGCCATGGGAGCACCTTGGCACAGGGCGCCGACATCGTGCCGAGGCCCGGGGCGCAGTCCCACCGCGCCTCCCCCTTCCGTGCCACAGTGGGGCGCATGACTGACGGACCGGAGAAGAAGGACCAGCAGGGCGAACACGTGGCCATGGGCATTGCTCTGAGCCTGCCGATCGGCGTCGCCCTCTCGCTCATGATGGACAACTGGGCGATGGTCGGCGTCGGCTTCGCCTTCGGGGCGGCGTTCGGGGCGGCGTTCGGGGCGATGCCGGCCTCCTCCGACAAGGACGCGAAGAGCGACGCGAGCGACCAGCAGGAGCTCCGCACTGACGGCCCCGGCGACCCCGGCGAAATGGGTGAAGGCCCCGGTCAGTGACCGGGGCCTTCACGTCCGAGCCGCCTGTCGGAATCGAACCGACGACCTAGTCATTACGAGTGACTCGCTCTACCGACTGAGCTAAGGCGGCGTGGCGTTCGCTGTTTCCCACGGACGGATCCGAGGGACGGACGAGCAACCTCGGGAGAGTATACGGACGGGGGTCCGCGGGCGCGGAATCGCCACCCTCCGCGGACGGCCGGAGCTCAGCAGGAGACCCCGTCCTCGGGGACCTTCCCGTTGAGCAGGTAGTCCTCGATCACCTCGTCGACGCAGTTGTTGCCCGCGTTGTACGCGGTGTGGCCGTCACCGTCGCGACGCACCAGGACGCCCGAGTCGAGCTGGTCGGCCAACTCCTCGGCCCACACCATCGGGGTGGCGGGGTCGCGGGTCGTGCCGACGACCAGGATGGGCGCGGCGCCCTTCCCGTCGATCACCAGCTCCTCCGCGGCGGCCTTCCCGTCGAATCCGGCGCAGCCGGTGAGGCCCCAGGCGAAGACCTTGCCGAAGGTCGGGGAGACCTTCTCGAACTCCGCGAACCGGGCGGGGACCTCGGAGGCGGGCACGAACTCGGGGTCGTCGAGGCAGTTGATCGCCACGATCGCCTCGAGGCTGTTGTCGCGGTAGCCGTCGGCGTCGCGCGAGGTGTAGAGGTCGGCCGTCTCCAGCAGGCCCGACCCGTCGCCGTCCAGGGCCTTCGCGAGCGCAAGGTCGAGCATCGGCCAGTAGGCGCGGTTGTAGAGCGGCATCACCACGCCGTAGAAGGCGAGTCCGGCGGTCAGCTTGCGGTCGCCCTGGCCGGGCAGGGGCTTGCGGGAGATGCGCTCGATCAGGTCGGAGATCGTCGCCATGCCCTCGTCGACGCTGTCGCCGAGGCGGCAGTCGCCACTGTCGACGCAGTTCTTGACGTAGGCGCGCAGCGCGGTCTCGAAGCCGCCGGCCTGGACGAGGCTCTTCTCCAGGGTGTCCGCCGAGACGTCGACGGCACCGTCGAGCACGAAGTGGCCGACGCGCTCGGGGAAGAGCTCGGCGTACGTCGCTCCCAGCGCCGTGCCGTAGGAGGCACCGAAGTAGTCCAAACTGCTCTGGCCCAGCGCGGCACGCAGCACGTCCATGTCACGGGCGACCTCGACGGTGCTCACGTGGTCGACCAGCGCTCCGGACTTCTCGCGGCAGCCGGCGAAGAAGGCCCGGTTGGACTCCTGCAGCTGCTTCACCCCGGCCGGGGTGTCGGGCGCCGGGTCGGCAGCCACGTAGGCGTCGAGGTCGGCGTCGGAGAGGCAGTCGATCGGGCTGCTGGCGCCGGTGCCACGCGGGTCGAAGCCCACGATGTCGAAGTGGTCGAGGATCGGCTTGCGGAAGACGTTCTGCGCAGCGGCGGCATATTCCGTGCCGGGCGCACCGGGACCACCCGGGTTGACCACCAGGGATCCGATGCGCTCGCCGGTGGCGGCGTCCCGCTTGAGCAGCCGCAGCTCGATCTGCTCCCCCTCGGGGTCGGCGTAGTCGAGCGGCACCTTCAGCCAGCCGCAGTCGAAGCCGCCGCCGCAGTCCTGCCAGGCGATGAGCTGCGAGTAGAAGGGTGCGAGGCCGGCCTCCGGGGGCGACGTCACGTCGTCACCGCTGGTCTCGTCGTCCTCCAGGCGCTCCGGCGAGGAACCGCCCAGCGAGCTCGAGTCCCACAGCGCCTTGAGCCCGACGCCCACGCCGACGGCGGAGCCCAGGAGCAGGGCCACCACCGCGACGATCGCCACGATCTTCTTCATCGCCTCTCACCTTCCAGCCGCAGCGCGACCATCATGGCCTCCAGGGCCGTCTCGGGCTTCACGTTGAAGTCCAGCATCTGCTCGCGCGCGGTGAAGATCGCCTCGATCCGGCGCAGGTGCTCCTCCGGGGACGACCGCCGGGCGAGCTGGGCGATGTCGGCCCTGATCTCCTCGTTGACCAGCTCGGAGCTGGCTCCCACCCCGAACGCGATCGCGTCTCGGTAGACCGAGACCAGGTCCATCAGGGCACGGTCGACCACGTCGAGCAGCCGACGCTTGGCACGCCGCTTCTGTCCGGCCTCGAGCTCCTTGAGGGCGGGGGCGTACTCGCGGGGGCGCTTGCCGCGTCCCTCGACGCCGTACGACCGGTCGAGGTCGGACTTCTCGCGCGCCTCGACGATCGCGCTCTGGGCCTCGGTCTCCTGCTTGGCGACCTCGACGAGGTTGCCGGCCGCATTCATGCAGGAGCCCAGCGAGGTCAGCTTGGCGGGCCACCGGACGACCTCGGCGCGGCGGTTGCGAGTGCCCTCGTCGCGAGCGAGTGCCCGGGCCCGGCCGATGTGGCCCTGGCTCGCGCGGGCCGCGTGGGCGGCGATCGTGGGAGGGACGCCGTCGATGCGCACCAGGAAGTCGCTCACCTGGGCAGCGGTCGGGGTGGTGAGCGTGACGAGGCGGCAGCGCGAGCGGATCGTGACGAGCACGTCCTCCGCGGTCGGCGCGCAGAGCAGCCAGACCGTGCGGCTGTTGGGCTCCTCGATCGCCTTGAGCAGCGCGTTGAAGCCGTGGTCGTTGAGCCGGTCGGCGTCCTCGATGAGGACCACCTGCCACCGCTGGCCGTTGGGAGAGAGCGCGGCCTTGCGCACGAGGTCGCGCACCTCCTTGACCGCGATCACCAGGGCGTCGGTGCGCACCGCGGTGACGTCGGCGTGCGTGCCCCCCATGACCGTGCGGCAGGAGTGGCACTCGTGGCAGCCACCCTGCTCGCACTGGAGCGCGGCGGCGAAGGCGAGCGCGGCGTTGGAGCGCCCGGAGCCGGGCGGGCCGGTGAAGAGCCAGGCGTGGGTCATGCCGTCGCCGCGGGCGGCGCGGTCGAGGGTGGAGATCACGTGGCGCTGGCCGACGAGGGTGTCCCAGATGGGGGCGGGTCGGGTCTCGGGCTGGACGCTCACGGCGCCACCGCCGCATCGATGCCGGCCACGGCGTGCGGGAGGAGCGGAGCCACCCGCGCCCGGATGGCCGCGTGGATCTCCTCGATGGAGTCACGCGCCGACAGCACGAGGTAGTGGTCGGGATCGGCCGCGGCGAGGGAGAGGAACTTGTCGCGCACCCGCTCGTGGAAGTCCAACGACTCCCCCTCCATGCGGTCGCGGGCCTCGAAGCGGCCCAGCCCTGCCTCCGGCGGGAGGTCGAGCACGACGGTCAGGTGGGGGCGCAGTCCGCCCGTCGCCCAGCGCATGACCTCCTCGACCTCGTCGACGTCGAGCGCCCGGCCGGCACCCTGGTAGGCCAGCGCCGAGTCGACGTAGCGGTCGGTGATCACCACCTCGCCGCGCTCCAGGGCGGGGCGCACCACGGCGTCGACGTGCTCGGCCTTGTCGGCCGCGTACGCCAGTGCCTCGGTGCGCGGGGAGAGGTCACCGGTCTCGGGCGAGAGCACGATGCGGCGGAACTCCTCCCCGACCTTGGTGCCGCCGGGCTGACGGGTGAGCAGGGCGCGGTGGCCCAGCCCCGTGACCCAGTCGAGCAGCAGTCGCGACTGCGTGGACTTGCCGCCCCCGTCGCCCCCCTCGAAGCAGACGAAGAGGCCGGAGTCGGCGTAGACGGCAGGTGAAGTCACGCCCACACCCTACGGGCGCAGACCCACAGTTCTGGCAGTTGCTCAGCCCCTCACGGCAGCGCCGAGGCCCTAGGGTGGGCGGATGGGGTGGTGGACGAACCGCGTGGTGCCGCGGCTGACGGACGCGACGTTGTCCGCGCCCGAGATCTCCGAGCTGCGCGCCCAGGTCTGCGCGCCCCTGACCGGCCGGGTGGTCGAGGTCGGCTTCGGCTCGGGCCTCAACCTGCCCCACCTGCCGGCCGCGGTCACCGCTGTCGACGCGGTCGAACCGTCGGACCTGGCATGGGAGCGCTCGGCCGATCGACGACGCGGCGCGGGACTGCCCGTGGTCAGGATCGACCTCGACGGCCAGGCCATGTCGGCGCCTGACGCGACGTACGACAGCGCGCTCGTCACGTTCTCGCTCTGCACCATCCCCGACCCTTCGCTCGCGCTCACCGAGGTACGCCGCGTGCTCCGCCCCGGCGGCCTGCTCGCCTTCGCGGAGCACGGCCTCTCCCCCGACGCAGGCGTGGCCCGCTGGCAGCGGCGACTCGACCCCATCGAGAAGCGGGTCGCGGGCGGCTGCCACCTGACCCGCGACATCCCGGCCCTCGTACGCGGCGCCGGGTTCGACGTCGTCACGCTCGAGCAGCGGATGCTGGTCGAGGGGCCCGCGGCCACGGCCCCGTGGGGCTACGGGTTCGTGGGGGCGGCGCAGGCGGGCGCGGCGCTCTGACCCGGGGTCAGAGGGCGGAGGAGATCAGCCAGGTCAGCGAGGCCGTCAGCAGGAGCGAGGCAAGGCCGCCCATTCTTCGCTGCGGAGTGGACGGTGGGAGCAGACCGGTCGCCCCGCTGAACAGCAGGAACGCGGGCACACCGATCGGCCACGCCAGCAGGACCGGCCAGGCCCACGCCCAACGGGTCAGGCGCCAGGGCTGCGGACCGACGACCAGCCGGGTCAGGGTGCCCAGTCCGGCCACCAGGCCGCCCAGGAGCATCGCCCAGGACGGGACCGACCACTCGATCCCGAAGAGCTGCGTGGAGCCGCCGGCACTGTGCCGCCCCTCCCCTGCGACGACGCTCACGTCGGGCTGCACTTCCTCCCAGTGGCCCTGCAGCGAGTCGGGCGCCACCACCACCGGCCTGGCCCGGCGGTCGTCGCTCTGGGCCTTGCGGGCCTGCGCCTCGGACGAGGCGACGACGTACTGGGTGTGTCGACGCAGCAGTCCTTCGCGCCAGCTCACCGTGACGAAGCGATAGCCGTTCGTCGGAGGCATGGTCACCGAGTCGAGGCGCCCACCGGAGAGGCTCTCGACCTCCACGGTGGTCACCACGCCTTCGCGGGCGTCGGACTCCAGCTTCTTCATCAGGTCGTACTGGGAAGCGGCGCCCGACCCCTGGGCCAGGCACGCCGCGAACGAGACGACGAAGACGATCAGCAGGACCCATCCGGCCACGAAGTTGAAGACGGCGGCGCCGTTCCTGCGCGGCTGCTCCCCGCCCACCTCGACGGGAAGTGGCTCCTCGAGAGTGTCCTGCATCGTGCCCCCAGCGCTACGGGCCCGCCGGCGCGCGCCACGGACCGGACCCTAACGCGCCCGGTCCCCCGGTGTTCACCGGTTCGCCACCCGGCCAGAGGACTTTTCATCTCCCCGAAACAAGGGAGAAGCATCGCGGTCGCATCCGAGGCGCAGGCTGTGACGCAGACGGTGACCAGCATCGTCCCCGCACCGAGAGGAGCCAGCCATGATGTACTCCGCCAAGGCAGTCTTCACCGAACGACGCTCCGGCGTCGCCAACATGGTGGCCGGCATCACCGGCCAGGGCATGGCCCTCATGGCGTTGCGCAGCCAGCCCGGCTGGAACGGCATGCTCGTCGACGAGATCGTGCTGGTCACCCCCGGCGGCTGGACCGCCGAG includes these proteins:
- a CDS encoding DNA polymerase III subunit delta', which gives rise to MSVQPETRPAPIWDTLVGQRHVISTLDRAARGDGMTHAWLFTGPPGSGRSNAALAFAAALQCEQGGCHECHSCRTVMGGTHADVTAVRTDALVIAVKEVRDLVRKAALSPNGQRWQVVLIEDADRLNDHGFNALLKAIEEPNSRTVWLLCAPTAEDVLVTIRSRCRLVTLTTPTAAQVSDFLVRIDGVPPTIAAHAARASQGHIGRARALARDEGTRNRRAEVVRWPAKLTSLGSCMNAAGNLVEVAKQETEAQSAIVEAREKSDLDRSYGVEGRGKRPREYAPALKELEAGQKRRAKRRLLDVVDRALMDLVSVYRDAIAFGVGASSELVNEEIRADIAQLARRSSPEEHLRRIEAIFTAREQMLDFNVKPETALEAMMVALRLEGERR
- a CDS encoding alpha/beta hydrolase, which gives rise to MKKIVAIVAVVALLLGSAVGVGVGLKALWDSSSLGGSSPERLEDDETSGDDVTSPPEAGLAPFYSQLIAWQDCGGGFDCGWLKVPLDYADPEGEQIELRLLKRDAATGERIGSLVVNPGGPGAPGTEYAAAAQNVFRKPILDHFDIVGFDPRGTGASSPIDCLSDADLDAYVAADPAPDTPAGVKQLQESNRAFFAGCREKSGALVDHVSTVEVARDMDVLRAALGQSSLDYFGASYGTALGATYAELFPERVGHFVLDGAVDVSADTLEKSLVQAGGFETALRAYVKNCVDSGDCRLGDSVDEGMATISDLIERISRKPLPGQGDRKLTAGLAFYGVVMPLYNRAYWPMLDLALAKALDGDGSGLLETADLYTSRDADGYRDNSLEAIVAINCLDDPEFVPASEVPARFAEFEKVSPTFGKVFAWGLTGCAGFDGKAAAEELVIDGKGAAPILVVGTTRDPATPMVWAEELADQLDSGVLVRRDGDGHTAYNAGNNCVDEVIEDYLLNGKVPEDGVSC
- the tmk gene encoding dTMP kinase, translated to MTSPAVYADSGLFVCFEGGDGGGKSTQSRLLLDWVTGLGHRALLTRQPGGTKVGEEFRRIVLSPETGDLSPRTEALAYAADKAEHVDAVVRPALERGEVVITDRYVDSALAYQGAGRALDVDEVEEVMRWATGGLRPHLTVVLDLPPEAGLGRFEARDRMEGESLDFHERVRDKFLSLAAADPDHYLVLSARDSIEEIHAAIRARVAPLLPHAVAGIDAAVAP
- a CDS encoding MmcQ/YjbR family DNA-binding protein, with product MARKVQRPPVPPAYLQRIRAVLLALPEVHEEPAWVGVRWRVRGNTVAHVFGGEDQLFRVTFRGEPDEVSAFQHLGDPYFRGGWGENVIGMTIDDSTDWDELAELLTDSYCLQAPPTLAALVERPHH
- a CDS encoding class I SAM-dependent methyltransferase; protein product: MGWWTNRVVPRLTDATLSAPEISELRAQVCAPLTGRVVEVGFGSGLNLPHLPAAVTAVDAVEPSDLAWERSADRRRGAGLPVVRIDLDGQAMSAPDATYDSALVTFSLCTIPDPSLALTEVRRVLRPGGLLAFAEHGLSPDAGVARWQRRLDPIEKRVAGGCHLTRDIPALVRGAGFDVVTLEQRMLVEGPAATAPWGYGFVGAAQAGAAL